The following DNA comes from Candidatus Nitrosotalea okcheonensis.
AAATACATCGCATTACATGTTGGAATTTTTTGGGGAATTGGGAGATTTATAATAAAAAAAGGTGACGTGATCAAAGTAATGCTGGATCACAAATCAATGTTTGATCGTCTTGCGAAAAAGGAACTAACTGATGATATTTTCATAGAAAGAAGAATTAAATTCATTGATCAGATAATCAAACAAAGAGATCTCGATGTCAGATACCAATCAATAGATCCAAACGAAAACAAGGCAACCAAGTTACTATTTTCGTAACACAAGACCAATATCCATCAAGTTGGTTCCGGTAGAACCAGTGAAAACAAGTCCGCCATATTTTTTGAAAAAGTTGTACGAGTTGTTATTATCAAGATATCGTTCCATGGAGTCTATTTTTTTACCAGATTGCCAAATTGCGCCAGCACATTTGGTAGTACCGTCAATTCCATCAGTACCAACTGATGTAATTACAATGTCATTTCCTTTCTTTGATAGATCAAGGGTACAATGTAAAACTAATTCCTGATTTCGTCCGCCTTTTCCTTTTCCAGTTACAACAACAGTGCTTTCTCCGCCAAAGATCATACAATTTTTTTTGTTACCAGAAAATGCTCCAGATATTTTTGAGCCAAGATCTTTTACATTATCAGAAACACAACCGAGAATTTTAGTAGAGTAGTCAAGATCTTTTGCGCGCAATTTCATCACTTCAAGACAGTCTTTGTTTGTTGCAATGACATAATTTTGTATTTTTACTTTCTTAGGAGTTTCTTTGATCTTTCCTTTGACTCCAAGATCCACATGATACAATACTCTCTTTGGAACAAGTTTTTCAACATGGTATTTTTTTAGAATCTTTTTTGCATCTGCAAACGTTGTTTTATCATAGTATGTCATTCCAGATGCAATACTAGATGGATCATCGCCCACCACATCAGACATGATAAGAGACACAGCGTCAGATCTTAGATATGTCACCATCTTGCCACCCTTTATCTTTGAGAGGTGTTTTCTGACACAGTTGATCTCATGTATACTAGCACCACATTTTAGCAAAAGACTTGTTGTTGCCTGCTTTTGTCCAAGTGTTATACCATCAGGCATGCAAACAAGCGACGACGCCCCACCAGATATTAAAAATATCAAAAGATCGTTCGGTGTTGTTTTTCCAAGAAACTCTACGATCTTTTTTGCTGCAATCAGGCTGTTCTTGTTTGGGATTGGATGACCTGCTACGATCATCCTGAATTTTTTGTCCATTACCTTGATTTTATTCGGAACTACCAATATCCCACCGTCAATACGAGTCAGCAAATCAACTGCACTTGTCATAGAATAGGCTGCTTTACCCATTGCAACGACAAGGACACGATCATACTTTTCAAGATCAATCTTTCTGCCAGGCAAAATCAAGACATCATCTTGAATGATTTTTTCAAGATACCGTCTCGGATTTGCAGCATCAAGGCCTGCTTCAATTATAGACAAGGCGTCTTTTTTTGCAGAATTTGTTGATAAAGAGCGGAAATTTTTAATTATCGTTTATTGTCACCGTACAACAAATAAAATTTGGCTAATTTTGAGTCTTTTTGTTTCTATTTTGGAAAAATTTGAGTTCATTACCTTTGTTACACTTTTTTTATATATCCCAGCCTACAAGCCATATCGTGTCAAAGTCTAGAAATGGTGCAAAGGCATCAATATTTGGCGTACTAGGAGCTTTGGCCATCATGACAGTAATCCTAGTCCCTGCTTATGCAGACCCGATTGTTAAACCAACCAGTGCTGGAACACTAAACATCAGTTTTGAAACAAATCCTGCAACTCCAAATCCGGGAGATCAGACAGAGCTTAAGATTAGTTTTCTAAACAAGCAGAATACAGTTCAGCAGCACATTGACTACAGGGTTTCTATGACACAGGGAGGTAACCAGGTATTTGGAACACAGGTGACACATACAGCAGAGGGTTCAGTTAGCATTCCTTTCCAGTTTCAATCAGCAGGAACATACCAAGTCACAGTTGAAGTTCAAGGAATATTATTCCAGCCTATTCCTCCAGAGGCAGCAAGTTTCACAGTTGTGGTTGGCCCATCAGTGCCAGAATTTGGCCCGCTGGCAGGAATGATCATTGCAGTAGCAATAACCAGTGTCATAATAATATCAAAGAAAACCCATCTCCACATCTAGACCGCAAAAAAGGCATGGTATAATAATTGTAGTAGGCGTAGTTTTTCCATGAATACAGTTCGAATGCCAAAGACAATTAATTTCGGTAAAGACGCTTTATCGGAAACACAATATCCAAAGAATGCCCTAGTTGTAACAACAGCACCACCGGATGTATCTGCCAAGTGGCTTGCAAGGATGAATATTCAAGATTACATGTTATATGACAAGGTAGAACCTGAACCATCAATTGAAACAGTGAACAAGGTGATGGCAGAATTCAAGCCAAAGAATCCATCTGTAATAATCGGTCTTGGTGGAGGAAGTTCTCTTGATGTTGCAAAATATGCCGGAATGGAGATGAAGATTCCAAAAATACTCATCCCAACAACATTTGGAACCGGTGCAGAAATGACAACATATTGTGTACTAAAATTTGATGGAAAGAAAAAGCTCTTGCAGGATGAACGATTCCTTGCAGATATGGCAGTAATTGATGCCTATTTCATGGATGGTACACCAGAAGCAATTGTCAAAAACTCCGTCTGTGATGCATGTGCTCAGGCAACAGAAGGATACGACAGTAAGCGAGGAAACGAATTTACCAAGATGTTGTGCAAATCAGCATTTGATGTTCTCTATGATGCAATAATGAACAACAAACCAGAAAACTATCCATTCGGGTCAATGCTTTCAGGTGTCGGATTTGGAAACGCGTCCACAACACTTGGACATGCATTATCATATGTATTTTCAAACGAAGGTGTTCCACATGGATACTCGTTATCATCATGCACTACAATAGCACATAGATTCAACAAGTCCGTCTTTTATGACAGATTCAAAGAGGTCATTGAAAAACTAAAGTTTGACAAACTAACATTAAAGGCACCATTTGATCAGGCGGCAGATGTTGTCATGACAGACAAGGGCCACTTGGATCCAAATCCACTGCCGGTTTCAAAACAAGATGTCATCCAACTTTTGAAGGACATAGTAGACGGTAAACTCTAGTCTACTTTTTCCCTTTATTTTTCAAATTCAGAATATCATTTCATTTTTTTTAGAGTTATAGATACACCAAATCTACAATCATTATCACAATATTACTAAACTTAAATACACCCAATTTGAGACAACAGTGAAGGATTTCGCAAATGCTAAAGTTTGGAATTCAACAGGGACTCAATGTTGCAAGACTTGGATTAAACGAGGATCAAATAATCACTGCTTGTGTTTTAGCAGACAAGACAGGTTATGATTCCATTTGGTATATGGACCACAGCAATGTTCCGCAGTGGGACAAGGCCACAGTAAACGATCCATGGGTCATGCTTTCTGCAATAGCAGCAGTCACACAAAGAGTGGAACTTGGAACCTGTGTAACCGATGCAGTAAGACGACATCCATCAAATATTGCACTTGCGTCAATTACACTTGACAGAGTATCACATGGAAGAGGAACGTTGGGCATAGGTGCAGGAGAAGCACAAAACCTCAAGGAATTCAAGATCCAGTGGGACAAACCAGTAGGAAGATTTGAAGAACAGTTACAAGTCATCAAATTACTTTATGAGTCATCACCTTCTCACAGAGTCAATTTCAAGGGTGAGTTTTACCAGTTAGAAGAAGCGTGTTTGCAGGCAAAGAGTGTTCGCAAGCCAGCACCACCAATCTACATGGCAGCAGGTGCACCAAGAACACTTGCACTATGTGGCAAATATGGTGACGGATGGATTCCAATTGGTTACACGCCAGAGTTGTATGCAGAACATGTAAAATCAATAAAAGCATCCATGAAAGAAAATGGAAGAACAGATGAAAACTTTAACTATGCAGTGGACATAGATGTGTACTTTTCAGAAGATGCCGAGAGTGCATGGGCAAAGATGAAAAATGCCGTAAAGGTTAGCTTGTTCAAGCCAGAGGTTCTCAAGGTTCATGGAATCCAAGA
Coding sequences within:
- a CDS encoding glycerate kinase type-2 family protein, with the protein product MSIIEAGLDAANPRRYLEKIIQDDVLILPGRKIDLEKYDRVLVVAMGKAAYSMTSAVDLLTRIDGGILVVPNKIKVMDKKFRMIVAGHPIPNKNSLIAAKKIVEFLGKTTPNDLLIFLISGGASSLVCMPDGITLGQKQATTSLLLKCGASIHEINCVRKHLSKIKGGKMVTYLRSDAVSLIMSDVVGDDPSSIASGMTYYDKTTFADAKKILKKYHVEKLVPKRVLYHVDLGVKGKIKETPKKVKIQNYVIATNKDCLEVMKLRAKDLDYSTKILGCVSDNVKDLGSKISGAFSGNKKNCMIFGGESTVVVTGKGKGGRNQELVLHCTLDLSKKGNDIVITSVGTDGIDGTTKCAGAIWQSGKKIDSMERYLDNNNSYNFFKKYGGLVFTGSTGTNLMDIGLVLRK
- a CDS encoding PEFG-CTERM sorting domain-containing protein, whose translation is MSKSRNGAKASIFGVLGALAIMTVILVPAYADPIVKPTSAGTLNISFETNPATPNPGDQTELKISFLNKQNTVQQHIDYRVSMTQGGNQVFGTQVTHTAEGSVSIPFQFQSAGTYQVTVEVQGILFQPIPPEAASFTVVVGPSVPEFGPLAGMIIAVAITSVIIISKKTHLHI
- a CDS encoding iron-containing alcohol dehydrogenase, which gives rise to MNTVRMPKTINFGKDALSETQYPKNALVVTTAPPDVSAKWLARMNIQDYMLYDKVEPEPSIETVNKVMAEFKPKNPSVIIGLGGGSSLDVAKYAGMEMKIPKILIPTTFGTGAEMTTYCVLKFDGKKKLLQDERFLADMAVIDAYFMDGTPEAIVKNSVCDACAQATEGYDSKRGNEFTKMLCKSAFDVLYDAIMNNKPENYPFGSMLSGVGFGNASTTLGHALSYVFSNEGVPHGYSLSSCTTIAHRFNKSVFYDRFKEVIEKLKFDKLTLKAPFDQAADVVMTDKGHLDPNPLPVSKQDVIQLLKDIVDGKL
- a CDS encoding LLM class flavin-dependent oxidoreductase is translated as MLKFGIQQGLNVARLGLNEDQIITACVLADKTGYDSIWYMDHSNVPQWDKATVNDPWVMLSAIAAVTQRVELGTCVTDAVRRHPSNIALASITLDRVSHGRGTLGIGAGEAQNLKEFKIQWDKPVGRFEEQLQVIKLLYESSPSHRVNFKGEFYQLEEACLQAKSVRKPAPPIYMAAGAPRTLALCGKYGDGWIPIGYTPELYAEHVKSIKASMKENGRTDENFNYAVDIDVYFSEDAESAWAKMKNAVKVSLFKPEVLKVHGIQDIAGFDFKKYFTEYSMSNQEWIVKMREAAQTIPDDVARSSIGMGTPDDIIPVFEKFMKAGVNHFIVRFWGSGYFGSVDKFASTIMPYFKEQNNPRK